A genome region from Populus alba chromosome 5, ASM523922v2, whole genome shotgun sequence includes the following:
- the LOC118031555 gene encoding ras-related protein RABH1e, whose product MATVSPLAKYKLVFLGDQSVGKTSIITRFMYDKFDTTYQATIGIDFLSKTMYLEDRTIRLQLWDTAGQERFRSLIPSYIRDSSVAVIVYDVANRQSFLNTSKWIEEVRTERGGDVIVVLVGNKTDLVDKRQVSIEEGDGKAREFGVMFIETSAKAGFNIKPLFRKIAAALPGMETLSSTKQEDMVDVTLKPTVNSSQAEQQGGGCAC is encoded by the exons atggCAACAGTATCCCCTCTGGCGAAATACAAGCTGGTATTCCTTGGCGATCAATCCGTTGGTAAAACCAGCATTATCACTCGCTTTATGTATGATAAATTCGACACCACTTACCAG GCTACTAttggaattgattttttgtCCAAAACAATGTACCTTGAAGATCGGACCATTCGGCTGCAACTTTG GGATACTGCTGGTCAAGAGAGATTTAGGAGTCTTATACCGAGCTACATCCGGGATTCTTCTGTAGCTGTAATTGTCTATGATGTAGCTA ATAGACAATCATTCTTAAACACCTCTAAATGGATTGAGGAGGTACGGACCGAGCGAGGTGGTGATGTCATTGTTGTCCTTGTTGGAAACAAAACCGATCTTGTTGATAAGAG GCAAGTTTCAATAGAGGAAGGAGACGGCAAGGCTCGTGAATTCGGAGTTATGTTTATAGAAACCAGTGCGAAAGCAGGATTTAATATAAAG CCTCTGTTCCGCAAGATTGCAGCTGCCTTGCCAGGGATGGAAACCCTTTCTTCCACAAAACAGGAAGACATGGTTGATGTGACCCTCAAGCCGACGGTCAATTCTTCCCAGGCAGAGCAGCAAGGAGGGGGTTGTGCATGTTAG